A genomic region of Balaenoptera ricei isolate mBalRic1 chromosome 21, mBalRic1.hap2, whole genome shotgun sequence contains the following coding sequences:
- the TRIML2 gene encoding probable E3 ubiquitin-protein ligase TRIML2 — translation MSKRLCSQLEQEIPEDARCQIHLEPPQLFCHDDQITLCDKYFTSQEQKNPVVYGVQEAAENYRKLFQEILNTLKEKLEVAKSILADEQERMVMMQEEEQNFKAMIESEYRIRFGLLIEENKVNFQSPQGCGFNLNLREASQNQLMEFATKLKEKFQEILQRLNCLGRENMSKLRESEVRLSEQICSLQKITTELEKKCGQSASALLQNARYSLERSESLLLQCLEPARITDLSLCQITGMSKMLEVLQRPVTLDPETAHPCLVLSEDLRSVRLRNVQQEVPSRPERFDFSATVLGVERFTSGRHYWEVDVEKATQWQLGVHRSSASRSASGDKVLFTGSMMGTDYTFWAFPPLKRVSLREQMHRVGVFLDYEYGQISFYDVTKRSLIYNFSYLAFQGALRPVFSLCISNGGMNSDSLSICLPHVSSCNGTLSPQSSLV, via the exons ATGTCCAAAAGGCTCTGCTCCCAGTTAGAGCAAGAAATCCCGGAAGATGCCCGCTGTCAGATACATCTGGAGCCACCACAGCTGTTCTGCCATGATGACCAAATCACGCTTTGTGACAAGTACTTCACGTCCCAGGAGCAGAAGAATCCCGTGGTATATGGAGTACAAGAGGCTGCTGAGAATTATAGG AAGTTATTCCAGGAGATATTGAACACATTGAAGGAGAAACTTGAAGTAGCTAAAAGCATATTGGCTGATGAGCAAGAAAGAATGGTGATGATGCAG GAAGAAGAGCAGAATTTTAAAGCGATGATTGAGTCTGAATATAGGATAAGGTTCGGGTTGCTGATTGAAGAAAACAAAGTGAACTTCCAGAGCCCGCAAGGGTGCGGATTCAACCTGAACTTGAGAGAAGCCAGTCAGAACCAACTGATGGAGTTTGCCACAAAGCTAAAGGAGAAGTTCCAGGAAATACTACAG AGACTGAACTGTTTGGGGAGAGAGAACATGAGTAAACTGAGGGAGAGTGAAGTCAGGCTCTCTGAACAGATCTGCAGTCTCCAGAAGATCACCACAGAGCTGGAGAAGAAGTGTGGGCAATCTGCCTCAGCGTTGCTCCAG AATGCAAGATATTCTTTGGAAAG GAGTGAGTCACTACTGCTTCAGTGTCTAGAGCCCGCCCGAATCACAGACCTGAGTTTATGCCAAATAACAGGAATGAGCAAAATGCTAGAAGTGCTGCAAA GACCTGTAACTTTGGACCCTGAAACAGCTCATCCCTGTCTGGTCTTATCTGAGGATCTGAGAAGTGTGAGGCTCAGAAATGTGCAGCAGGAGGTACCCAGTCGCCCAGAGAGATTTGACTTCAGCGCCACTGTGTTGGGTGTGGAGCGCTTCACCTCAGGGCGGCACTACTGGGAGGTGGATGTGGAAAAGGCAACACAGTGGCAGCTGGGCGTACACAGAAGCTCTGCCAGCAGAAGTGCTTCCGGAGATAAGGTCTTATTCACAGGATCCATGATGGGAACTGATTATACTTTCTGGGCCTTCCCCCCTTTAAAAAGGGTTTCCTTGAGAGAGCAGATGCACAGAGTTGGCGTTTTCCTGGACTATGAGTATGGGCAGATATCCTTCTATGATGTGACAAAGAGATCCCTCATCTACAATTTCTCTTATCTCGCCTTCCAAGGAGCTCTCAGGcctgtattttctctttgtatttcaaaTGGAGGCATGAATTCAGACTCTCTGAGCATCTGCCTCCCTCATGTTTCTTCTTGTAATGGTACTCTTAGCCCTCAATCTTCTTTGGTGTGA